One genomic region from Thermoplasma sp. Kam2015 encodes:
- a CDS encoding NifB/NifX family molybdenum-iron cluster-binding protein, whose translation MSIRILIPVLERNGMESRVSPHFGRAPYLAVLDADDDGRNVKITFVNGEGPHDEGHGEDEEKRARGVHGSIIDLHPDVIIASMMGPRAVMDFRANNIKLVSADGKTVSDLVSAYLSGKYKDLMAHHE comes from the coding sequence ATGTCAATTAGGATACTGATACCTGTGCTTGAAAGGAACGGAATGGAATCGCGCGTTTCTCCACATTTTGGGCGTGCTCCGTATCTCGCTGTTCTAGATGCAGATGACGATGGAAGAAATGTCAAAATAACCTTCGTAAATGGTGAGGGCCCGCACGATGAGGGGCATGGCGAAGATGAAGAGAAACGCGCGCGCGGAGTTCATGGATCAATAATTGATCTGCATCCTGATGTGATAATAGCATCCATGATGGGGCCAAGAGCGGTCATGGACTTCAGGGCAAACAATATAAAGCTTGTTTCTGCTGATGGCAAAACTGTATCAGACCTTGTATCAGCCTATCTTTCAGGCAAATACAAAGACCTAATGGCCCACCATGAATGA
- a CDS encoding MFS transporter, whose product MMEATAMKKVGRLPDPKPDEVVFEEQKFPTLYLFRRPYSIRLGLLVVMWFFWYIGNYAFLGDSAAILSSAGFSISSSILYLAVGAIGYPVGAVIMIFSADRFERKYVIFADTVVWFIGLMLFSFKVSAFIFAGSFLASMALGMYLQVAYTYTAENYPTRARSSGFALTDGIGHVGGAFGALFLPVLVASFSFAFGFRFIAITGLIAGILAMLGPKTSSRTLEAISA is encoded by the coding sequence ATGATGGAGGCTACGGCAATGAAGAAGGTTGGCAGACTGCCGGACCCAAAGCCTGATGAGGTTGTCTTTGAGGAGCAAAAATTCCCGACATTGTATCTCTTCAGGAGGCCTTATTCCATAAGGCTAGGACTACTCGTTGTGATGTGGTTCTTTTGGTACATCGGAAACTATGCCTTCCTGGGTGATTCTGCAGCTATCCTCTCTTCTGCAGGGTTTTCCATCTCTTCCTCTATTCTCTATCTTGCGGTTGGTGCCATTGGCTATCCGGTCGGTGCAGTGATAATGATATTTTCTGCCGACAGATTCGAACGCAAGTACGTCATCTTTGCGGATACGGTAGTTTGGTTCATCGGCCTGATGCTTTTCTCCTTTAAAGTGAGTGCATTCATATTCGCTGGTTCCTTCCTCGCGTCTATGGCGTTAGGTATGTATCTTCAGGTCGCATACACATATACGGCTGAAAATTATCCGACCAGGGCCAGATCTTCTGGTTTCGCGCTGACTGATGGCATAGGACATGTCGGAGGGGCATTCGGTGCACTATTCCTTCCAGTACTTGTTGCTTCATTCTCCTTTGCGTTCGGCTTCAGGTTCATAGCTATAACGGGTCTCATAGCTGGAATACTTGCAATGCTCGGGCCGAAAACTTCAAGCAGGACGCTTGAGGCAATCTCAGCATAA